Proteins encoded by one window of Carassius carassius chromosome 30, fCarCar2.1, whole genome shotgun sequence:
- the LOC132110870 gene encoding WASH complex subunit 2-like, giving the protein MSNLMENGPSNHNGEAEQVWERPWTLAEMQKSSTNWSLAADSGLFLFLQDFSQRMLSKTHEIEKQLDGLIRDTKATDSRLHTVFNDFLMLSNTQFIENRVYDEEVEDPAPKPETMEKQPEQEKSREQKEAELIPKVQEAVNYGLRVLESAFEQLDIKAGNSDSEDEETLEKVEPILEAKDLYVDRPLPYLIGSQAFMDEDDVGLGDLSSDEMSIGSDRDSVIESDVEEGDEQSDEYSDQDEEVHDNFKKKPSVACYDDAEEENEDEDSDIFGGSDKDEDELRKDTGLPSFADELAARIKGETPNKPEADRTSLSSGPSITQKKSKTKKKPKPQVEDDQDEMFKPPKMEDEDYSPFGGKGGLFSGGKGLFDDDDEGDLFSDAPKTEPMEKTVTQATEPLKIKKIPTGAVSIFPENKLFGFPNDSDSLESKTSKSPVKPKVQAAPKRTSVGGGLFDDEDEDDDFFSGKPLHKSTPGKEKQMPKKTVDLFGEADEDDADDDGGGAMFSEKASAALSQQDKRAEGEEETRPPEKKLPVGAISVFGPGTKNILEGLKKRRPSTSEESAQSEESGPPSEVVKSSPALGASEKTHSKSLFSDDEDSKLFASETTSKSKPTTQNKPSKAPLSIFDDEEEEDLFSSTPKPKSVQVKKTSLQPKKPVSSSLFSDDEDQWMSSKPSKEIPEVKPSGMKSSVSAPSRLPSVKTTQKDGLFDHDDDLFAATNESSKKSSQRASLLFEDEDDDEDKEPLFGFKTPANKTPSESKGSGAPSQIESTEEENVPNVAKDKIAEERKPVQKKPVEKKPVESTPSSDNSTEIKKKPVGAVSLFGGINVLADKLDTSKKQTNNQEEIADSDELLKEGPPPMESKGTKAKKTALSLFDDEDDDDDDGDMNSDEIIPAPKTSKSIEKNALKDHGMKSTGVFQDEELLFSHTQQRDNDPDVDLFATSPKPAVASQSSVKPVVPSLFRDDDDDDLFSSAKPKAPPKVPEKPSKPKTNETDKSTPTSSKEPTSLLKSKKTSSRIGDLQASLAVNPASLLPGAVPRIPGAVSVIHGLAPASLPAGAKPLPARDTTPGHRPSSEGGVSFDSPAQVSTLQNANKGRAKGAVRRRPQTRAARHLAAQDFEEAVGESTSIQADEAVMAASVSTFNPVSVRPSALTIPVSTPAPDEAVRPKRFLNSGDDLFDSDDLFATKPVPSSKHKAKTPEEGRKKASKTETIIASKKDQASSIFDSHEDDLFAKVKQKPLQKAKEISFLDDDDDIFGAGSSKSADRKNSNAQASSAKPDVFKDDVKEPPKAQKKPKEVSLDASLFDDDVDIFADLTSTTKPQEKKAKKKLEAKSIFDDDMDDIFSTGTTKPTVKPSSKSKKTQPAQDPISTLETGNSIFDDPLNAFGGD; this is encoded by the exons ATGTCTAATTTGATGGAGAATGGCCCCAGTAATCATAATGGGGAGGCCGAGCAGGTGTGGGAGAGACCCTGGACACTGGCAGAGATGCAGAAGTCCAGCACAAACTGGTCCCTGGCAGCAGATTCAGGG TTGTTTCTTTTCCTGCAAGACTTCTCTCAAAGGATGTTGTCCAAGACCCATGAGATTGAGAAACAGTTGGACGGTCTTATCCGGGACACTAAAGCCACAGACAGTCGGCTACACACAGTGTTTAACGACTTCCTCATGCTGTCCAACACACAGTTCATTGAAAAC agggTTTATGACGAAGAGGTGGAAGACCCTGCACCAAAGCCAGAAACCATGGAGAAACAGCCTGAACAG GAGAAGTCAAGGGAACAGAAGGAAGCAGAACTTATTCCCAAAGTCCAAGAGGCTGTCAACTATGGTCTGAGAGTCCTGGAATCTGCTTTTGAACAGCTGGACATTAAAGCAGGAAACTCAGACTCTGAGGATGAGGAGACTCTGGAAAAAGTCGAGCCTATTTTGGAAGCAAAG GACCTGTATGTGGACAGGCCTTTGCCGTATTTGATTGGTTCCCAAGCATTTATGGATGAGGATGATGTTGGCCTGGGCGATCTGTCCAGTGATG AAATGTCTATTGGGAGCGACAGAGACAGCGTCATTGAGAGTGATGTTGAAGAAGGCGATGAG CAGTCGGATGAATACTCTGACCAGGATGAGGAAGTCCATGACAACTTTAAGAAA AAGCCGTCTGTTGCTTGTTATGATGACGCTGAGgaagagaatgaagatgaagattcgGACATATTTGGAGGGTCTGATAAGGATGAAGATGAGCTCAGAAAG GACACTGGTCTGCCATCCTTTGCTGATGAACTAGCAGCCAGAATCAAGGGAGAGACTCCAAATAAGCCAGAAGCAGATCGCACAT CGTTGTCATCAGGCCCATCCATCACTCAGAAGAAgagtaaaacaaagaaaaaaccaaAACCTCAGG TGGAGGATGATCAGGATGAGATGTTCAAACCACCAAAAATGGAAGATGAGGATTATTCTCCATTCGGTGGAAAGGGTGGACTTTTTAGTGGAGGCAAAGGCCTgttcgatgatgatgatgag GGAGATCTGTTTTCTGATGCACCCAAAACCGAGCCGATGGAAAAAACTGTAACCCAGGCAACAG AGCCtcttaaaattaagaaaataccCACTGGCGCTGTCTCCATCTTTCCTG AAAACAAACTTTTTGGCTTCCCAAATGATTCAGACTCACTAGAGAGCAAAACCAGCAAGAGTCCGGTGAAACCCAAAGTGCAGGCAGCTCCAAAACGTACCTCGGTAGGAGGAGGGCTgtttgatgatgaagatgaagatgatgatttcTTCAGTGGGAAGCCACTTCACAAATCCACCCCTG GAAAAGAGAAGCAAATGCCAAAGAAGACCGTAGACCTGTTTGGAGAAGCTGATGAGGATGATGCTGACGACGATGGAGGCGGAGCCATGTTCAGTGAGAAAGCCAGTGCAGCTCTTTCCCAACAAGACAAAAGAGCTGAGGGAGAAGAGGAGACACGTCCTCCAGAGAAAAAG CTTCCTGTTGGTGCCATTTCAGTGTTTGGGCCCGGCACTAAAAATATACTGGAGGGTCTGAAGAAACGCCGGCCTTCCACCAGTGAAGAGTCTGCCCAGTCTGAAGAG AGTGGACCTCCGTCTGAAGTAGTCAAATCTTCACCTGCTCTGGGAGCATCAGAGAAAACACACAGCAAGAGTCTGTTCTCAGACGATGAAGACTCAAAA CTATTTGCTAGTGAAACTACAAGTAAATCAAAGCCTACAACTCAGAACAAACCCAGTAAAGCTCCGCTCTCAATAtttgatgatgaagaagaagag gatcttTTTTCATCAACACCAAAGCCCAAGTCAGTTCAGGTCAAAAAAACATCTCTACAACCCAAGAAACCTGTATCCAGTTCACTCTTCAGTGATGATGAG GATCAGTGGATGAGCTCTAAACCCAGCAAAGAGATCCCGGAAGTGAAGCCCAGTGGAATGAAGTCAAGTGTTAGCGCCCCCTCCAGGCTACCCAGtgtcaaaacaacacaaaaagacGGCCTGTTTGATCATGATGATGATTTGTTTGCAGCCACAAATGAGTCAAG TAAGAAGTCATCTCAGAGAGCATCTTTGCTGTttgaggatgaagatgatgatgaggacAAAGAACCTCTTTTTGgcttcaaaacacctgcaaataaaACTCCTTCTGAATCGAAG GGTTCCGGTGCTCCCTCTCAGATTGAATCTACGGAGGAGGAGAATGTGCCTAATGTAGCAAAAGACAAGATAGCGGAGGAGAGGAAGCCTGTGCAAAAGAAGCCTGTGGAGAAGAAGCCTGTGGAATCCACTCCATCCTCTGACAACAGCACCGAGATTAAGAAGAAGCCAGTAGGAGCAGTCAGCCTTTTTGGTGGAATCAATGTATTAGCAGACAAGCTAGACACAAGTAAA AAACAGACTAATAATCAAGAAGAGATTGCTGATAGTGACGAGCTGCTAAAGGAGGGACCTCCACCCATGGAGAGTAAGGGGACCAAGGCCAAGAAAACAGCACTGAGTCTTTTTGATGATGAAGATGACGATGACGACGATGGCGATATGAATAGTGATGAAATAATTCCTGCACCTAAAACATCCAAATCAATAGAAAAGAATGCACTAAAG GATCATGGCATGAAGAGCACAGGTGTGTTCCAAGACGAGGAACTGCTTTTCAGTCACACGCAACAGAGAGACAACGATCCTGATGTAGACCTTTTTGCCACATCTCCTAAACCGGCT gtgGCGTCTCAGAGCTCTGTAAAACCAGTTGTTCCCTCACTGTTCAgggatgatgatgacgatgacctCTTCAGTTCAGCAAAGCCTAAAGCTCCTCCG AAAGTACCTGAGAAGCCCAGCAAGCCTAAAACAAATGAAACGGACAAATCAACACCGACTTCAAGCAAG GAGCCTACAAGTCTTCTGAAATCTAAAAAAACCTCCTCAAGGATTGGAGATCTTCAA GCTAGCTTAGCTGTCAACCCTGCCAGCCTTCTGCCAGGCGCGGTGCCACGGATTCCAGGAGCCGTCAGCGTGATCCATGGCCTGGCACCTGCCTCCCTCCCTGCAGGTGCCAAGCCACTGCCAGCTAGGGATACGACCCCTGGTCATCGGCCCTCCAGTGAGGGAGGGGTGAGCTTTGACTCGCCCGCTCAGGTCAGCACGCTACAGAATGCTAACAAG GGTCGGGCTAAAGGCGCAGTGCGACGGCGGCCACAGACAAGGGCAGCAAGACATCTTGCAGCACAGGACTTTGAGGAAGCTGTTGGGGAAAGCACCTCTATACAAGCTGATGAAGCAGTTATGGCTGCTTCTGTCTCAACCTTTAACCCTGTTTCAGTGCGACCCTCAGCGCTCACTATACCTGTCAGCACCCCTGCTCCAGATGAAGCCGTCAGGCCAAAGAGATTTCTGAATTCTGGAGATGATCTGTTTGATTCAGATGATCTCTTTGCCACAAAGCCTGTTCCCTCTTCAAAACACAAAGCAAAGACCCCTGAGGAAGGCCGTAAGAAAGCCTCCAAAACAGAGACCATCATAGCCTCAAAGAAAGACCAGGCCTCGTCTATTTTTGACAGCCATGAGGATGATCTCTTTGCCAAAGTGAAACAGAAGCCTCTCCAGAAAGCTAAAGAAATTTCCTTcctagatgatgatgatgatatttttGGAGCAGGAAGTAGTAAAAGTGCAGATCGTAAAAACTCCAACGCACAGGCCAGCTCCGCAAAACCAGATGTTTTCAAG GATGACGTGAAAGAACCTCCCAAGGCCCAGAAGAAGCCCAAGGAAGTGTCTTTGGATGCAAGCTTgtttgatgatgatgttgataTTTTTGCTGATTTGACTAGCACCACAAagccacaggagaagaaagctAAGAAGAAATTGGAGGCAAAATCTATATTCGATGATGACATGG ATGATATCTTTTCGACTGGGACTACGAAACCAACGGTGAAGCCGTCCTCTAAGTCGAAGAAGACCCAGCCTGCTCAGGATCCCATCTCAACCTTGGAAACGGGGAACAGTATTTTCGATGATCCCCTGAACGCGTTTGGGGGAGACTGA
- the LOC132110871 gene encoding AN1-type zinc finger protein 4-like, with the protein MTDKRNPPFFNDDNVGMVHYKLPFSETMELFIETLTGTCFQLCVSPIEQVVSVKAKILRLEGIPVSQQHLIWNGMELEDEYCLHDYSITEGCTLKLVLAMRGGPVNTRRVTVTDDSVRDIADCLDAGREEMWEKSLPNKQVTFLVYREGDQLSFFRVVDRGDGTLTPVSESLSGTSVHNVYAEEEEESESAASEQQMLENSITMSKMKLLKAKMENMNLNKKPKKTAKLKVRPPVGLRPCGGSFGSARHHRMFRVLPQIGHASPTHLPPIGDQQQPAVLSPAAGSSHQAFASLSSPTSSSHAHPSYGASGVYMLQAEEPWDNPVPRKIRLPPKVSRLDMRRPKVMRDCVYPPLSLLSSSGVQDEVDLQSDRLTVAKNSAMMEPPKAVSFNLPEPLSLDVSTQRERGLSSVTLQEPNTTAPLLSQAINTNWLASQSDPLAPPHIPQHFEFTGSSSPAQALLRTSNSPSLPANSPSRTTSVCGLKVDKHSEVISKSDERDITKMSNKAAKKPLGSVSNTKLLASLAGGGGQEALAGPFALGRLCATAAPLPTNIHLLQEDLLRRISPLQRTAGHTPPSSSSGLSSSIKRLGTPTHHLPPVKVPSGAKKKSSKHCFLCGKKTGMATSYECRCGKMFCSMHRYSETHDCTYDYKSAGRRFLQETNPIISAPKLPKI; encoded by the exons ATGACTGACAAGAGGAACCCACCGTTTTTCAATGATGACAATGTAGGCATGGTGCACTACAAGCTGCCCTTCAGCGAGACCATGGAGCTGTTCATTGAGACTCTGACAGGGACCTGCTTCCAGCTGTGCGTCTCTCCGATTGAACAGGTGGTCTCAGTCAAGGCCAAGATCTTGAGATTGGAGG GCATCCCGGTCTCTCAGCAGCATTTGATATGGAATGGGATGGAGCTTGAAGATGAGTACTGCTTACATGATTACAG CATCACAGAGGGCTGCACTCTCAAGTTGGTACTCGCCATGAGAGGAGGACCTGTAAACACCAGGCGAG TGACAGTGACGGATGACTCTGTGAGGGATATCGCTGACTGCCTTGATGCAGGGAGAGAGGAGATGTGGGAAAAGTCTCTGCCTAATAAACAGGTCACCTTCCTGGTGTACCGTGAGGGAGATCAGCTCAGTTTCTTCCGTGTGGTGGATAGAGGAGATGGAACTCTCACACCTGTGTCTGAATCATTGAG cgGCACCTCTGTACACAATGTGTacgcggaggaggaggaggaatcaGAGAGTGCAGCTTCAGAACAGCAGATGCTGGAGAACTCCATCACAATGAGCAAGATGAAGCTGCTCAAAGCCAAGATGGAGAATATGAACCTTAACAAAAAG CCCAAGAAGACTGCTAAATTAAAAGTCAGACCTCCAGTAGGTCTGCGGCCCTGCGGCGGTTCGTTTGGCTCTGCCCGACACCATCGAATGTTTCGTGTCCTTCCTCAGATAGGCCACGCTTCTCCAACACATCTACCTCCAATCGGTGATCAGCAGCAACCTGCAGTTTTATCCCCTGCTGCCGGCTCCTCCCACCAAGCATTCGCATCTCTCTCGAGTCCCACTTCCTCAAGCCACGCTCATCCTTCCTATGGAGCTTCTGGCGTATATATGCTCCAGGCTGAGGAACCATGGGATAATCCAGTGCCCAGGAAGATCAGACTCCCTCCCAAAGTGTCCAGGCTGGATATGAGAAGGCCTAAAGTTATGCGAGACTGTGTGTACCCACCTCTATCGCTTCTGTCCAGCTCTGGAGTTCAAGATGAGGTTGATCTCCAAAGTGACAGATTAACGGTAGCCAAGAACTCAGCAATGATGGAGCCACCCAAAGCTGTATCCTTCAATCTTCCTGAGCCCCTGAGTCTAGACGTATCCACTCAGCGAGAGCGAGGTTTGAGCTCTGTAACTCTCCAAGAACCCAACACCACAGCTCCTCTTCTTTCCCAAGCCATTAACACGAACTGGCTGGCCTCCCAATCTGACCCCCTCGCACCTCCTCACATACCGCAGCACTTTGAGTTCACGGGTTCCTCCAGTCCAGCCCAAGCGCTCCTCAGAACGAGCAACAGCCCGTCACTTCCAGCCAACTCCCCGTCACGGACCACATCTGTATGTGGGCTCAAAGTGGACAAGCATTCAGAGGTGATTTCCAAAAGCGATGAACGAGACATTACGAAGATGTCTAACAAAGCGGCTAAAAAGCCATTGGGCTCGGTAAGCAACACAAAGCTCCTGGCCTCCCTGGCAGGTGGTGGTGGTCAAGAGGCCCTGGCTGGGCCCTTTGCGCTGGGCAGGTTATGTGCTACAGCCGCCCCCCTACCAACCAACATTCATCTGTTGCAGGAAGACCTGCTGAGGAGGATCTCCCCGCTACAGAGGACAGCCGGACACACG CCGCCAAGCTCATCAAGCGGCCTCTCCAGTTCAATAAAGAGATTAG GCACTCCAACACATCACTTGCCCCCTGTGAAGGTTCCCTCTGGAGCAAAGAAAAAGAGTTCAAAGCACTGCTTCCTGTGTGGGAAGAAGACCGGGATGGCCACCAGCTATGAATGCAG GTGTGGCAAGATGTTCTGTTCCATGCACCGCTACTCCGAGACGCACGACTGTACGTATGACTACAAAAGTGCAGGCCGACGCTTTCTACAGGAGACCAACCCCATCATAAGTGCACCAAAGCTGCCCAAAATATGA